A genomic stretch from Pseudomonas alkylphenolica includes:
- a CDS encoding PA3496 family putative envelope integrity protein has product MSTDKEDLVVDDDIATEDAEEDVPAEVAKTNLSKRRTIDNLLEERRLQKQLADYDFDL; this is encoded by the coding sequence ATGAGCACCGATAAAGAAGACCTGGTTGTTGACGACGACATCGCCACTGAAGACGCAGAGGAAGATGTTCCGGCTGAAGTGGCAAAGACCAACTTGAGCAAGCGCCGCACCATCGATAACCTGCTGGAAGAACGTCGCCTGCAAAAACAACTGGCCGATTACGATTTCGACCTCTGA
- the nth gene encoding endonuclease III yields the protein MNAAKRLEIFRRLHEDNPEPKTELAYTSPFELLISVILSAQATDVSVNKATAKLYPVANTPEAIYALGVDGLSQYIKTIGLYNSKARNVIETCRLLIEQHGSQVPETREALEALPGVGRKTANVVLNTAFRQLAMAVDTHIFRVSNRTGIAPGKTVLEVEKALMKFVPKAYLLDAHHWLILHGRYVCLARKPRCGSCRIEDLCEYKHKTSDD from the coding sequence ATGAATGCCGCCAAACGCCTGGAGATATTTCGCAGGCTGCACGAAGACAATCCCGAGCCCAAGACAGAACTGGCTTACACCTCCCCCTTCGAGTTGCTGATTTCGGTCATTCTTTCGGCGCAAGCCACCGATGTCAGCGTGAACAAGGCGACCGCCAAGTTGTACCCGGTCGCCAATACCCCCGAAGCCATCTATGCCCTTGGCGTCGACGGACTGTCGCAATACATCAAGACCATCGGCCTGTACAACAGCAAAGCCCGCAACGTGATCGAAACCTGCCGCTTGCTGATCGAACAGCATGGCAGCCAGGTACCAGAAACTCGCGAAGCGCTTGAAGCATTGCCTGGCGTGGGTCGCAAGACCGCCAACGTGGTCCTCAACACCGCCTTCCGACAACTGGCAATGGCAGTGGATACGCATATTTTCAGGGTCAGCAACCGCACCGGGATTGCTCCGGGCAAGACAGTCCTGGAGGTTGAGAAGGCATTGATGAAATTCGTGCCCAAGGCTTACCTGCTCGACGCCCACCATTGGCTGATCCTGCACGGGCGCTATGTGTGCCTGGCACGTAAACCGCGTTGTGGAAGTTGCCGGATCGAAGACCTGTGTGAATACAAGCACAAAACCTCAGACGATTGA